Proteins encoded by one window of Cyanobium sp. NS01:
- a CDS encoding tetratricopeptide repeat protein — translation MENLLPQAYLIGLVVLLGGAAVVVARQIWKVRQDEVTLARLERQGGQGAQTEARDAASLYELGSVQLRKRLFGQAVESLSEARQLATAEEAPAEALALIENALGFALAAQKNYKTALKHYRAALKAKPDYPVALNNLAYALEKEQDPEQARATYQKVLELDSGNRTALKRLNRLERTQGKAA, via the coding sequence TTGGAAAACCTGCTTCCCCAGGCCTATCTGATCGGCCTGGTCGTCTTGCTCGGCGGTGCTGCCGTGGTGGTGGCGCGCCAGATCTGGAAGGTGCGCCAGGACGAGGTCACCCTGGCGCGCCTCGAGCGCCAGGGTGGTCAAGGCGCCCAGACGGAGGCCAGGGATGCCGCCAGCCTCTATGAGCTGGGCTCCGTGCAACTGCGCAAGCGCCTGTTCGGCCAGGCGGTGGAGAGCCTCAGTGAGGCCCGCCAGCTGGCCACGGCGGAAGAGGCCCCGGCGGAGGCCCTGGCCCTGATCGAGAACGCGCTGGGCTTCGCGCTGGCGGCCCAGAAGAATTACAAGACGGCCCTCAAGCACTACCGGGCTGCCCTCAAGGCCAAGCCTGACTATCCCGTGGCCCTCAACAACCTCGCCTACGCCCTGGAGAAGGAGCAGGACCCCGAGCAGGCCCGTGCCACCTATCAGAAGGTGCTCGAACTCGACAGCGGCAACCGCACGGCCCTCAAGCGCCTGAACAGGCTGGAGCGCACCCAGGGGAAGGCGGCCTGA
- the rplT gene encoding 50S ribosomal protein L20: MARVKRGNVARKRRNKVLRLARGFRGGNGSLFRTANQRVMKALCNAYRDRRRRKRDFRRLWIARINAAARINGVSYSRLMGGLKKADVRLNRKMLAQLAVVDPTSFSSVVGSAKA, translated from the coding sequence ATGGCCCGCGTCAAGAGGGGCAACGTTGCCCGTAAACGCCGCAATAAAGTTCTGAGATTGGCCCGCGGCTTCCGCGGCGGCAATGGTTCCCTCTTCCGCACCGCCAACCAGCGGGTGATGAAGGCCCTCTGCAATGCCTACCGCGACCGTCGCCGCCGCAAGCGCGATTTCCGTCGGCTCTGGATCGCTCGCATCAACGCCGCGGCGAGGATCAACGGCGTCAGCTACAGCCGTCTGATGGGCGGCCTCAAGAAGGCGGATGTGCGCCTGAACCGCAAGATGCTGGCCCAGCTGGCCGTGGTCGACCCCACCAGCTTCAGCAGCGTCGTCGGCTCCGCCAAGGCCTGA
- the rpmI gene encoding 50S ribosomal protein L35 has product MPKLKTRRAAAKRFKATGTGKFMRRRAFHNHLLDHKSPKRKRYLGTMAVVDERDADNVKGMLPYA; this is encoded by the coding sequence ATGCCCAAGCTCAAGACCCGCAGAGCAGCCGCCAAGCGGTTCAAGGCCACCGGCACCGGCAAGTTCATGCGTCGCCGGGCCTTCCACAACCACCTGCTCGATCACAAGAGCCCCAAGCGCAAGCGCTACCTGGGCACGATGGCCGTCGTCGACGAGCGCGACGCCGACAACGTCAAGGGCATGCTGCCCTACGCCTGA
- a CDS encoding SpoIID/LytB domain-containing protein: MSPTASLRHLALTSLWAGALQVGTGCSAQPLAPPPLQSTLRWPVPAPPRIDPANPVLWVGLAPRLSAAMPLELRSGGGLMTLVTASGGRYSSPRLVLHWRTVPVQPALEIRRQVLGPFASFESAEEAAGRWRAAGVAPLIANPREWEVWAPLDAPLPEGLGQARRVEQTLSQRLVLELRRDDGPVLMEGPVRLETPGGLLWQGGLFQGPFRLQPDAYGTWALVEEVPVERYLQGVVPHEIGAGSPPAALAAQAVLARTWALRNQIRFHVDGYHLCADTQCQVYADPRQAGAAVRQAIAATRSQVLSWQGEPIHAVYHATNGGVAAGFEEVWSGPPLPYLKPFLDGPQALQTRFPLPLAAAQVAPLLSGGSALYGADHPRFRWSRTITAVQLGQALRATAPQLGTPQTVSVLERGVSGRVLALGIQGSGGSTVLRLDAIRRTLRQLPSTLFVVAPSGAGSWRFDGGGFGHGAGLSQAGAIDLARRGWTLQRILSRYYPGTTLQPLSALDTKAPGSAP; encoded by the coding sequence ATGTCTCCCACCGCCTCCCTGCGCCATCTGGCCCTCACCAGCCTCTGGGCCGGTGCCCTGCAGGTGGGCACGGGTTGCTCGGCCCAGCCTCTCGCCCCGCCCCCGCTCCAGAGCACGCTGCGCTGGCCGGTGCCGGCGCCGCCCCGGATCGACCCCGCCAACCCGGTGCTCTGGGTGGGCCTGGCCCCCCGGCTGAGCGCGGCGATGCCCCTGGAGCTGCGCAGTGGCGGTGGCCTGATGACCCTGGTCACGGCCTCCGGTGGCCGCTACAGCTCGCCGCGCCTGGTGCTGCATTGGCGCACGGTGCCGGTGCAGCCGGCGCTGGAGATCCGTCGCCAGGTGCTGGGCCCCTTCGCCAGCTTCGAGAGTGCCGAGGAGGCCGCCGGCCGCTGGCGCGCCGCCGGCGTGGCCCCGCTGATCGCCAATCCGCGCGAATGGGAGGTGTGGGCGCCCCTGGATGCGCCCCTGCCCGAGGGCCTCGGGCAGGCCCGGCGCGTTGAACAGACCCTCAGCCAGCGGCTGGTGCTGGAGCTGCGCCGTGATGACGGCCCCGTGCTGATGGAGGGGCCCGTGCGGCTGGAGACCCCAGGCGGGCTGCTCTGGCAGGGCGGTCTGTTCCAGGGACCCTTCCGGCTCCAACCCGATGCCTATGGCACCTGGGCGCTGGTGGAGGAGGTTCCCGTGGAGCGCTATCTCCAGGGGGTGGTGCCCCACGAGATCGGTGCCGGCTCCCCGCCGGCCGCCCTCGCCGCCCAGGCGGTGCTGGCCCGCACCTGGGCCCTGCGCAACCAGATCCGCTTCCATGTGGACGGCTACCACCTCTGTGCCGATACCCAGTGCCAGGTCTATGCCGATCCACGCCAGGCCGGCGCGGCCGTGCGCCAGGCCATCGCAGCCACCCGCTCCCAGGTGCTGAGCTGGCAGGGGGAGCCCATCCACGCGGTTTATCACGCCACCAATGGCGGCGTGGCGGCCGGCTTTGAGGAGGTCTGGAGCGGGCCTCCCCTCCCCTACCTGAAGCCCTTTCTGGATGGCCCGCAGGCCCTCCAGACCCGTTTCCCGCTGCCCCTGGCGGCTGCCCAGGTGGCTCCTCTGCTCTCGGGGGGCTCGGCCCTCTACGGCGCCGACCATCCCCGCTTCCGCTGGAGCCGCACCATCACGGCGGTGCAGCTCGGCCAGGCCCTGCGCGCCACCGCCCCCCAGCTCGGCACCCCCCAGACCGTGTCGGTGCTGGAGCGGGGGGTGAGCGGCCGGGTGCTCGCCCTGGGCATCCAGGGCAGCGGTGGTTCCACCGTGCTGCGGCTGGATGCGATCCGCCGCACCCTGCGCCAGCTGCCGAGCACCCTGTTCGTGGTGGCGCCCAGCGGCGCCGGCAGCTGGCGCTTCGATGGCGGCGGCTTCGGGCACGGCGCCGGCCTCTCCCAGGCTGGAGCCATCGACCTGGCTCGGCGGGGCTGGACCCTGCAGCGCATCCTCAGCCGCTATTACCCCGGCACCACGCTGCAGCCCCTGTCTGCCCTGGACACCAAAGCACCTGGGAGTGCCCCTTAG
- a CDS encoding glycosyltransferase family 2 protein, with protein sequence MAADGSTTNVLRPAAAAADRRRGKSALFVIACGWAGMVPHWLDPAIRLWPSTGMALLLGGYSVYAVLLPALGRGRAGAARQAAAPNPSPAGIPSPGASAVDVVVAARDEQAVIGRLVERIAALRYPAGQLQLWVVDDGSSDATPQLLAELRQRFAFLRVLRREADAGGGKSGALNLALQQLQAPWMLVLDADADLQSDSLERLIPWAEAGEWAAVQLRKAVVNPLGNWLTRAQSMEMALDAVVQEGRQSRGGVVELRGNGQLLRREALLAAGGFNEATVTDDLDLSFRLLLQGASIGILWDPPVREEAVLSLAALWRQRQRWAEGGLQRFFDYGPGLLSRQLSRRRRLDLCSFFLLQYAMPVVAMADLLGALLTTTPPLIWPLSFVAFGLSGCSILLGCRRPSEGPVFPPMAPWNLALGIAYLGHWFVVIPWTSLRMALLPKRLVWAKTLHLGESGSADPSAEDASVEDPAVA encoded by the coding sequence ATGGCTGCGGACGGCAGTACCACCAACGTCCTGCGTCCGGCGGCGGCCGCTGCTGATCGCCGCCGTGGCAAATCGGCGCTGTTCGTGATCGCCTGCGGCTGGGCCGGCATGGTGCCCCACTGGCTCGATCCGGCCATTCGGCTCTGGCCCTCCACCGGCATGGCCCTGCTGCTGGGGGGCTACAGCGTCTACGCGGTGCTGTTGCCGGCGCTGGGGCGGGGCCGTGCCGGTGCGGCCCGGCAGGCAGCCGCCCCCAACCCTTCCCCAGCCGGGATCCCCAGCCCAGGCGCCAGTGCGGTGGATGTGGTGGTGGCCGCCCGCGATGAGCAGGCCGTGATCGGCCGGCTGGTGGAGCGCATCGCGGCGTTGCGCTACCCGGCCGGTCAGCTGCAGCTGTGGGTGGTGGATGACGGCAGTTCCGATGCCACTCCCCAGCTGTTGGCTGAGTTGCGCCAGCGCTTTGCCTTCCTGCGGGTGCTGCGGCGCGAGGCCGATGCCGGCGGGGGCAAGTCGGGAGCCCTGAACCTGGCCCTGCAGCAGCTCCAGGCTCCCTGGATGCTGGTGCTGGATGCCGATGCCGATCTGCAGAGCGACAGCCTCGAACGGCTGATCCCCTGGGCTGAGGCGGGCGAGTGGGCGGCGGTGCAGCTGCGCAAGGCGGTGGTGAACCCTCTGGGCAACTGGCTCACCCGGGCCCAGTCGATGGAGATGGCCCTCGACGCCGTGGTCCAGGAGGGGCGCCAGAGCCGCGGCGGTGTGGTGGAGCTGCGGGGCAACGGCCAGCTGCTGCGCCGTGAGGCCCTGCTGGCCGCCGGCGGCTTCAACGAGGCCACGGTCACCGACGATCTCGACCTCAGTTTCCGCCTGCTGCTGCAGGGGGCCTCGATCGGCATCCTCTGGGATCCCCCGGTGCGGGAGGAGGCGGTGCTCAGCCTGGCGGCCCTCTGGCGCCAGCGCCAGCGCTGGGCTGAGGGCGGCCTGCAGCGCTTCTTTGATTACGGGCCCGGGCTGTTGTCCCGGCAGCTGAGCCGCCGCCGCCGGCTCGATCTCTGCAGTTTCTTCCTGTTGCAGTACGCCATGCCCGTGGTGGCGATGGCCGATCTGCTCGGCGCCCTGCTCACCACCACGCCGCCGCTGATCTGGCCCCTGTCGTTCGTGGCGTTCGGGCTGTCGGGCTGCTCCATCCTGCTGGGCTGCCGCCGGCCCTCGGAGGGCCCGGTGTTCCCGCCCATGGCTCCCTGGAACCTGGCCCTCGGCATTGCCTATCTCGGCCACTGGTTCGTGGTGATTCCCTGGACCAGCCTGCGCATGGCCCTGCTGCCCAAGCGCCTGGTCTGGGCCAAGACGCTGCACCTGGGCGAGTCCGGCTCTGCGGACCCCTCAGCCGAGGACGCCTCGGTGGAAGACCCGGCGGTGGCCTGA